A genomic window from Pseudomonas alcaligenes includes:
- the mksE gene encoding Mks condensin complex protein MksE yields MNIDLKELTQLAPIFRELFKGYHISRAAPELYTQLSNQQDAYRALFKSLGYELVCDSRGFYYFVPEQMGAQVNKTAQRLALFTFILVEHLADQGRDPLAVLDGGSLGRDELPPLLEKYKDLFLQAEVTTQDELEEKVMRRLAQLGFASEENGVYRFLAPMHRFLDVCLSVQQDRDLAASLHSNLPLPTPELVVDEAEEDIVRIEPLPAATEESEEEALARAMAEERDAQEIDA; encoded by the coding sequence ATGAATATCGATCTGAAAGAACTCACCCAGCTCGCGCCGATCTTCCGCGAGCTGTTCAAGGGCTACCACATCAGCCGTGCCGCCCCCGAGCTGTACACCCAGCTGTCCAACCAGCAGGACGCCTACCGCGCGCTGTTCAAGTCGCTCGGCTACGAGCTGGTCTGCGACAGCCGCGGCTTCTACTACTTCGTGCCGGAGCAGATGGGCGCCCAGGTGAACAAGACCGCCCAGCGCCTGGCACTGTTCACCTTCATTCTGGTCGAGCATCTGGCCGACCAGGGCCGCGACCCGCTGGCCGTGCTCGACGGTGGCAGCCTCGGCCGCGACGAGCTGCCGCCGCTGCTGGAGAAGTACAAGGACCTGTTCCTGCAGGCCGAAGTCACCACCCAGGACGAACTGGAAGAGAAGGTCATGCGTCGCCTGGCCCAGCTCGGCTTCGCCAGCGAGGAGAACGGCGTGTACCGTTTCCTCGCACCGATGCACCGCTTCCTCGACGTGTGCCTGTCGGTGCAGCAGGACCGCGACCTGGCCGCCAGCCTGCACAGCAACCTGCCGCTGCCGACGCCGGAACTGGTGGTCGACGAAGCCGAGGAAGACATCGTGCGCATCGAGCCGCTGCCCGCGGCTACCGAGGAATCCGAGGAAGAGGCCCTGGCCCGCGCCATGGCCGAGGAA